A window from Chloroflexota bacterium encodes these proteins:
- a CDS encoding ATP-binding protein has translation MGGYLTPDLLICDDFGLHRLSAQQSGDLYELIIERHKRSSFVFTSNRGVDEWLGLFDDPILGNSALDRLAHGAYQIVMDGPSYRANKAPTVPDDDGPDATLRSRRA, from the coding sequence GTGGGCGGCTATCTCACCCCAGACCTGCTGATCTGCGATGACTTCGGGCTCCACCGTCTTTCTGCCCAGCAGAGCGGCGATCTCTACGAGCTCATAATCGAACGCCACAAACGGAGCAGCTTCGTCTTCACCAGCAACCGCGGGGTCGACGAATGGCTCGGCTTGTTCGACGACCCGATCCTCGGCAACTCAGCCCTCGATCGGCTCGCTCACGGCGCCTACCAGATCGTCATGGACGGCCCGAGCTACCGAGCCAACAAGGCTCCGACTGTTCCCGACGACGACGGCCCAGACGCTACACTTCGGTCCAGGCGGGCTTGA
- a CDS encoding tyrosine-type recombinase/integrase, producing the protein MQLWTFFHERGLTTVEDFTEHNVNLFRVHLRKRELSENTIANRLRSVKAFARWMGQAGWTEGNRLEGLRVPQSAKPHFELIPPEVLQQLFSLYPPDTFLGSRNLAILTVLAETGIRREEAANLQAKNVELDRQNIRVFSDKTEEWRYIPLTEQATAVIRNYLKWRDLYFNKPARLGSARRTKQPRRIEAETLFLTYDGRALTPPSLAEILIRARREIGFRVHPHLFRHMFATKKAIDGESPSVLKRWMGHRSYAMTDYYIGVAEGMLGQIRPKASVLAGVKILPSSGSRRGRLSHPRPADLR; encoded by the coding sequence ATGCAGCTCTGGACCTTCTTCCACGAGCGCGGCCTGACGACCGTGGAGGACTTCACCGAGCATAACGTCAACCTGTTCCGGGTCCATCTCCGTAAGCGTGAGCTGAGCGAGAACACGATTGCGAACCGCCTCCGATCCGTGAAGGCCTTCGCCCGCTGGATGGGCCAGGCGGGCTGGACTGAGGGTAATCGCCTTGAAGGACTCCGCGTCCCCCAATCCGCCAAGCCCCACTTCGAGCTCATTCCACCCGAGGTCCTGCAGCAGCTCTTTTCTCTCTACCCGCCCGACACGTTCCTCGGCTCCCGGAACCTGGCGATCCTGACGGTGCTCGCGGAGACCGGCATCCGACGTGAAGAAGCCGCGAATCTGCAGGCGAAGAACGTGGAGCTCGATCGGCAGAACATCCGCGTCTTCTCCGACAAGACCGAGGAGTGGCGCTACATCCCGCTCACGGAACAGGCGACCGCCGTCATCCGGAACTACCTCAAGTGGCGCGACCTCTACTTCAACAAGCCGGCCCGGCTGGGCAGCGCCCGTCGGACCAAGCAGCCTCGCCGCATCGAGGCCGAGACGCTCTTCCTCACCTACGATGGACGCGCTCTCACACCACCGAGCCTGGCGGAAATCCTCATCCGGGCGAGACGCGAGATCGGCTTCCGAGTCCATCCGCATCTCTTCCGCCACATGTTTGCCACCAAGAAGGCGATCGACGGCGAGAGCCCGTCCGTGCTCAAGCGGTGGATGGGCCACCGCAGCTACGCGATGACCGACTACTACATCGGGGTGGCGGAGGGGATGCTGGGTCAGATCCGCCCCAAGGCGTCAGTGCTCGCGGGCGTCAAGATCCTGCCCTCGAGCGGCTCGCGGCGTGGGCGGCTATCTCACCCCAGACCTGCTGATCTGCGATGA
- a CDS encoding Rad52/Rad22 family DNA repair protein, translating into MFRRVGPTAGATGIGANMTAKPDASELSHREERFDTYRALAAPFETTFRDSRGGIELEYITGEQVITRLNDALGVGGWSFRVLEHGIHHEADEAWILAEISATIDGAIVVRQQFGSQKIKRSRSSNAPLDVGFDLKGATTDALKKCASLLGVGLYLSKKETPGESAEHDATAPTHAPDDHAEGEPIVCADCGEELSETRFKDGTRWSPARLAAYGRRKHGRPLCMAHYREANDAVRRGQSLEARAS; encoded by the coding sequence ATGTTCCGTCGCGTCGGACCGACGGCCGGCGCCACGGGGATCGGAGCCAACATGACCGCCAAGCCCGACGCATCCGAACTCTCCCACCGCGAGGAGCGATTCGACACCTACCGCGCCCTCGCCGCGCCCTTCGAGACCACTTTCCGCGACAGCCGCGGCGGCATCGAGCTGGAGTACATCACGGGCGAGCAGGTCATCACCCGCCTGAACGACGCCCTCGGCGTCGGCGGCTGGTCCTTCCGCGTCCTGGAGCACGGAATCCACCACGAGGCGGACGAGGCCTGGATCCTGGCGGAGATCTCTGCCACGATCGATGGCGCCATCGTCGTGCGCCAGCAGTTCGGCTCGCAGAAGATCAAGCGGTCGCGATCGAGCAACGCCCCCCTTGACGTCGGCTTCGATCTCAAAGGCGCAACGACGGATGCCCTCAAGAAATGCGCGAGCTTGCTCGGCGTGGGCCTGTACCTCTCGAAAAAGGAGACCCCCGGAGAGAGCGCGGAGCACGACGCCACCGCGCCGACCCATGCGCCCGACGACCACGCTGAGGGCGAACCGATCGTCTGCGCCGATTGTGGTGAGGAGCTGTCCGAGACCCGCTTCAAGGACGGCACGCGGTGGTCGCCGGCTCGCCTGGCCGCCTACGGCCGGCGAAAGCACGGCCGTCCCCTCTGCATGGCCCACTACCGGGAGGCGAACGACGCCGTCAGGCGCGGCCAGAGCCTCGAGGCGCGCGCCTCATGA
- a CDS encoding sortase, whose amino-acid sequence MRGNSARLRAGAHRWVAWAALLLGDFMIAFSITGIVALAGLSLRSAMIERGGQGAPVAALPGAAARGGSASLDGLPAVAILPGNPPEEGAGGVQERDGATENASASTTSADADFAQGAITRLVIPSIGLDSNVVPAKYSSRDGGTWDIPAFKVGHAQFTPGAGDPGNAVLFGHVTSLAVGHVFRDLDRVKVGDVVDVYGPTAEFRYRVVWVRAVSRDDVSVLAPTTMPSATLITCTGNWLPLERDYDQRLVVRAEIQKGSSRAAA is encoded by the coding sequence TTGCGCGGAAATAGCGCGAGGCTGCGTGCCGGCGCGCACCGCTGGGTGGCGTGGGCGGCGCTCCTGCTGGGCGACTTCATGATCGCCTTCTCGATCACGGGCATCGTGGCGTTGGCCGGTTTAAGTCTTCGGTCGGCGATGATCGAGCGCGGGGGACAGGGCGCGCCCGTGGCGGCGCTGCCGGGGGCCGCTGCCCGCGGTGGGTCGGCGTCGCTGGACGGACTGCCGGCGGTCGCCATTCTGCCGGGAAATCCGCCCGAGGAGGGGGCCGGCGGCGTCCAAGAGCGGGACGGCGCGACGGAGAACGCTTCCGCATCAACGACGTCGGCAGACGCGGATTTTGCGCAGGGCGCCATCACCCGACTCGTCATCCCGTCCATCGGTCTCGATTCCAACGTCGTGCCCGCGAAATACTCGAGCCGCGATGGCGGGACTTGGGACATTCCGGCGTTCAAAGTGGGCCACGCCCAGTTCACCCCGGGCGCGGGCGACCCGGGGAACGCCGTGTTGTTCGGGCACGTGACGAGTCTAGCGGTGGGGCACGTGTTTCGCGACCTCGATCGCGTGAAGGTCGGCGACGTTGTCGATGTGTACGGGCCGACCGCCGAATTCCGCTATCGCGTGGTGTGGGTGCGGGCGGTATCGCGCGACGACGTGTCCGTATTGGCGCCGACGACGATGCCGTCGGCGACGCTCATCACGTGCACCGGAAACTGGCTGCCGCTGGAGCGCGACTACGATCAGCGGCTGGTGGTGCGCGCCGAGATCCAGAAGGGCTCCTCCCGGGCCGCGGCGTGA
- a CDS encoding glycosyltransferase family 9 protein — protein sequence MEPTTATSNVVVIRPGALGDTMLTLPALEALRRRFPGREIELVGNHDAGQLLAHWGVVDTVTSFEGPDVMRLYESEPRVSARWARASVVVAWLGDGTRIANAFRAQTGAHVIVAAPPVPARAGHASDQLLVGLGPIVGDGDAPPPPPGDHWLGHGSRVAALHPGSGAPRKNWPAERFAGLAGRLIGAGWCVRAIQGPADGEAVNAMLESLAPSLRSEIRVVIPNDIDDLAATLATAGVFVGNDSGVSHVAAALGVPTVAIFGATDPAVWAPRGARVSAIGAPDRWPSLDAAAAAVSNIAKADPVGDSAGVAGTRLDEDGARKESEQDQNRDSVNHLLTPSQGL from the coding sequence ATGGAACCTACCACAGCAACCTCCAACGTCGTCGTGATCCGTCCCGGCGCCCTGGGCGACACGATGCTGACCCTCCCAGCTCTTGAAGCGCTTCGTCGTCGCTTCCCGGGTCGGGAAATCGAGCTGGTAGGGAATCACGATGCCGGGCAGCTCCTCGCGCACTGGGGTGTGGTAGACACCGTCACGTCGTTCGAGGGCCCGGACGTGATGCGCCTCTACGAATCGGAGCCGCGGGTCAGTGCGCGGTGGGCCCGGGCCAGCGTCGTGGTAGCCTGGCTCGGCGATGGCACGCGGATCGCGAACGCCTTTCGCGCCCAGACCGGCGCCCACGTCATCGTCGCGGCGCCGCCCGTGCCCGCCCGTGCCGGCCACGCGTCCGACCAGCTCCTCGTTGGGCTCGGGCCCATCGTCGGCGACGGCGACGCGCCACCGCCGCCCCCCGGCGATCACTGGCTAGGACACGGCAGCCGCGTCGCGGCCCTCCACCCCGGCAGCGGGGCGCCGCGCAAGAATTGGCCGGCCGAGCGGTTCGCCGGCCTCGCCGGCCGGCTCATCGGCGCAGGCTGGTGTGTCCGCGCCATCCAGGGCCCGGCCGATGGCGAAGCGGTCAATGCAATGCTGGAGTCGCTGGCGCCGTCGTTGCGTTCGGAAATCCGTGTGGTGATCCCGAACGACATCGACGACCTCGCCGCCACGCTCGCAACGGCGGGCGTATTCGTGGGAAACGATTCGGGGGTGAGCCACGTTGCCGCGGCGCTGGGGGTGCCGACGGTGGCGATCTTTGGCGCCACAGATCCGGCGGTCTGGGCGCCGCGCGGCGCCCGCGTCTCAGCCATCGGCGCACCCGACCGGTGGCCGAGTCTCGATGCCGCCGCTGCCGCCGTCTCGAATATTGCGAAGGCGGATCCCGTCGGAGACTCAGCGGGCGTTGCGGGTACGCGTCTCGACGAAGATGGCGCTCGCAAAGAGAGCGAACAGGATCAGAATCGTGATTCCGTCAATCATTTGTTGACTCCGAGTCAAGGTCTCTAG
- a CDS encoding undecaprenyl-diphosphate phosphatase: MTGEVVWQAAVLGVVQGLTEFLPVSSTAHLILVPTIFGWRAALLNELSFDVALHLGTIVALLAVFWREWVRLCFAAWRSIRNPRAATGEARLAWLIVLATVPGAVAGGLFERQIETALRSPVVIGVTMIGVALVLAVVDRLGARAHDEYGLGAAPALAIGIGQACALIPGVSRSGATIAVGMGVGMSRAAAARFSFLLSTPIILGAIGKQFFDLARHGVPASDLLPLAVGILAAAVTGYLCIRGLLSYLRRRSLMPFVVYRVVIGAVVLVLALSGRISAP, encoded by the coding sequence GTGACGGGAGAGGTGGTCTGGCAGGCCGCCGTCTTGGGCGTCGTCCAAGGTCTCACTGAGTTCCTGCCCGTGAGCAGCACGGCCCACCTCATCCTGGTTCCGACGATCTTCGGCTGGCGCGCGGCGCTCCTGAACGAGCTGTCGTTCGACGTCGCCCTCCATCTCGGCACGATCGTCGCGCTCCTCGCCGTCTTCTGGCGCGAGTGGGTCCGCCTGTGTTTCGCCGCGTGGCGCTCCATCAGAAACCCGCGCGCCGCGACGGGGGAGGCCCGCCTCGCGTGGCTCATCGTTCTTGCCACCGTGCCGGGCGCCGTCGCTGGTGGCCTCTTCGAGCGCCAGATCGAGACGGCGCTGCGGTCGCCAGTGGTGATCGGGGTCACGATGATCGGCGTCGCCCTGGTCCTCGCCGTCGTGGATCGCCTGGGCGCTCGGGCACACGACGAATACGGGCTCGGCGCGGCGCCGGCGCTCGCCATCGGCATCGGCCAGGCCTGTGCCCTCATCCCCGGCGTGTCGCGGAGCGGCGCCACAATTGCCGTCGGCATGGGCGTGGGCATGAGCCGCGCCGCGGCGGCCCGGTTTTCGTTCCTGCTCAGCACGCCCATCATCCTGGGCGCCATCGGCAAGCAATTCTTCGACCTGGCACGGCATGGCGTTCCCGCGTCTGACCTCCTACCGCTCGCGGTCGGAATCCTCGCCGCCGCCGTCACCGGCTACCTGTGTATCCGTGGATTGCTGAGCTACCTGCGCCGACGCAGCCTGATGCCCTTCGTGGTGTATCGCGTGGTGATCGGCGCCGTCGTGCTTGTCCTCGCGCTCAGCGGCCGCATCTCGGCCCCCTAA
- a CDS encoding DUF5612 domain-containing protein: MLSADLAFLAFIRDRPGVLHDLTGVILSHEANIASIEITERQDQSATVYFELEGVRDAERLIRDVTSLANVTNVARVEPFVRVYGKRIIVIGGGAQVGQVAVGAISEADRHNIRGERISIDTIPLVGEEALAAAVRAVARLPRARVLVLAGSLMGGAITEAVREISQKGIIVISLNMAGSVPAAADLVVTDPVQAGVMAVMAIADTAKFDIALQRGRRY, encoded by the coding sequence ATGCTGTCAGCGGATCTTGCCTTTCTGGCCTTCATTCGGGACCGACCCGGTGTTCTTCACGACCTGACGGGCGTCATATTGTCCCATGAAGCAAATATCGCGTCCATCGAGATCACCGAGCGCCAGGATCAGTCCGCTACGGTGTATTTCGAGCTGGAAGGTGTACGCGACGCGGAACGCTTGATTCGCGACGTCACATCGCTCGCGAACGTCACGAACGTCGCGCGCGTCGAGCCCTTCGTGCGCGTCTATGGGAAGCGAATCATCGTGATCGGCGGCGGCGCGCAGGTGGGTCAGGTCGCGGTCGGCGCCATCAGCGAGGCGGACCGGCACAACATTCGCGGCGAGCGCATCTCCATCGATACGATCCCGCTCGTGGGCGAAGAGGCCCTCGCGGCCGCCGTGCGCGCCGTTGCCCGCCTCCCGCGTGCGCGCGTGCTCGTCCTCGCCGGCTCCTTGATGGGCGGGGCGATCACCGAGGCGGTGCGGGAGATCTCGCAAAAAGGCATCATCGTGATCTCGCTCAATATGGCCGGGAGCGTACCCGCCGCTGCCGATCTGGTGGTGACAGATCCGGTTCAGGCTGGCGTCATGGCGGTGATGGCCATCGCGGACACAGCCAAGTTCGACATCGCACTCCAACGCGGCCGGCGATACTAA